In one Syntrophales bacterium genomic region, the following are encoded:
- a CDS encoding DUF2179 domain-containing protein, whose amino-acid sequence MEGIFHCERSVVSCTTGRLHTFKGVQLLIMVNEFFESPVLLNYFIIPALICLARICDVTLGTIRTIAVSKGMKYLAAGFGFFEVMIWLFAIGQILQNLTNFANYIAYATGFAVGNYVGIYIEEKLSLGIVMLRIITKKSADDLIAFLKSAGYGVTNMKADGAYGPVAVIFTIIKRRECKTVVEIIKKFNPKAVYTVEEVKFANTPTFPIVHKDKNHYFRILFHPFVQTMGFGRRTLIMLRNFQHGSHSKVKGAAS is encoded by the coding sequence ATGGAAGGAATTTTTCACTGCGAGCGTTCAGTTGTCAGCTGTACGACCGGGCGTTTGCATACTTTCAAAGGAGTTCAATTATTGATCATGGTCAATGAATTTTTCGAAAGTCCAGTTCTTCTTAATTATTTTATTATTCCCGCTCTTATTTGTCTGGCTCGTATTTGTGATGTCACTCTGGGAACGATTCGAACAATAGCCGTTTCAAAAGGCATGAAATATCTTGCAGCCGGATTCGGTTTTTTTGAGGTCATGATCTGGCTTTTTGCTATCGGACAAATTTTGCAGAACCTGACAAACTTTGCAAATTATATTGCATATGCCACAGGTTTTGCCGTTGGCAATTATGTCGGGATTTATATTGAAGAAAAATTATCACTGGGAATTGTAATGCTGCGAATAATCACAAAAAAGAGTGCTGACGATTTAATCGCATTTTTAAAATCTGCGGGTTATGGAGTCACCAATATGAAAGCCGACGGCGCTTATGGACCTGTAGCTGTCATTTTTACGATTATCAAACGCAGAGAATGTAAAACAGTTGTTGAAATCATAAAGAAATTTAATCCCAAGGCTGTTTATACTGTTGAGGAAGTTAAATTTGCTAATACTCCTACCTTCCCCATAGTGCATAAAGATAAGAACCATTATTTTCGTATACTGTTCCATCCGTTTGTTCAAACTATGGGCTTCGGTCGCAGGACTTTAATTATGCTTAGAAATTTCCAGCACGGTAGCCATTCAAAGGTCAAGGGTGCAGCATCTTGA
- a CDS encoding S-adenosylmethionine decarboxylase, producing MSKDAKKMETEQPWGMISCIDLYNCNPETIRNDKKIKQFVEELCDLIKMKRFGETQVVHFGEDERVAGYSMVQLIETSLISAHFANHTNTTYLDVFSCKPYEPEMVVEFAKNFFKAERTNLNVVTRQ from the coding sequence ATGAGCAAAGATGCCAAGAAGATGGAGACAGAGCAGCCATGGGGCATGATCTCGTGTATAGATTTATACAACTGCAACCCGGAAACCATTCGGAACGACAAAAAAATTAAACAGTTTGTGGAAGAGCTTTGTGATCTGATTAAAATGAAACGCTTTGGCGAAACCCAGGTGGTTCATTTCGGCGAGGATGAACGGGTTGCGGGATACTCTATGGTTCAGCTCATAGAAACCTCTCTTATCTCAGCACATTTTGCCAATCATACCAACACAACCTATCTCGATGTTTTTAGCTGCAAACCTTACGAACCCGAGATGGTCGTTGAATTCGCAAAAAATTTCTTTAAGGCTGAGAGAACCAATCTTAATGTGGTTACCCGTCAGTAA
- a CDS encoding GNAT family N-acetyltransferase codes for MMQRKFITDMGECERLWKTFVRPRNISDLWEFRLCFQRHFNCKPCFLVLEDGEGIAGMLPLSYMKEMEMFVFFPGETWKGKTWIERTPVYLREQEFLPELFSFCPERTYLRYMEIPEEFLIPALDVDETGYALYPSNLDFDITIYRKRFSNKKFKDINKTIKSLTGVDNSFCLNRLEDFDLLVDMNIQKFGSDSYLYDYRFRESFRDIMHFLHRRGWLRMTSLEIDGKTAAVDIGALYQGTYTVFLGGADREIPGIAKAINMYHIESACNEGFLKVDFLCGDFHWKKLWHLDPEPLYKFVTPALTQKDQFDHALLVNDSTNLISREQSYA; via the coding sequence ATGATGCAAAGAAAATTTATAACAGACATGGGGGAATGCGAGAGATTGTGGAAAACCTTTGTCCGGCCAAGGAACATATCAGACTTGTGGGAATTTCGTCTCTGTTTTCAACGGCATTTCAATTGCAAACCCTGCTTTCTGGTTCTGGAGGACGGAGAGGGGATAGCCGGTATGTTGCCACTTTCTTATATGAAAGAGATGGAAATGTTCGTTTTTTTCCCGGGGGAGACATGGAAAGGAAAGACCTGGATCGAGCGCACTCCTGTTTATTTAAGAGAACAAGAATTCCTCCCGGAACTTTTTTCCTTCTGCCCTGAGAGGACATATCTAAGATATATGGAGATCCCGGAAGAGTTTCTGATCCCCGCGCTGGATGTTGATGAAACAGGGTATGCTCTCTATCCGTCCAATCTGGATTTTGACATAACAATTTATCGCAAGAGGTTCTCAAACAAGAAATTTAAGGACATCAACAAGACGATCAAATCTCTGACGGGCGTTGATAATTCTTTTTGCCTTAACCGGTTAGAAGATTTCGACCTGCTCGTAGACATGAACATACAAAAATTTGGATCGGATTCATACCTGTACGATTATCGATTCAGAGAAAGCTTCAGAGATATAATGCATTTTCTGCACCGCAGGGGCTGGCTCAGGATGACAAGCCTTGAAATAGACGGAAAAACGGCGGCCGTCGATATAGGCGCATTATATCAAGGGACATACACGGTGTTTCTTGGTGGAGCCGACCGTGAGATTCCAGGCATAGCCAAGGCCATAAATATGTACCATATTGAATCCGCCTGCAATGAAGGTTTTTTAAAGGTTGATTTCCTTTGCGGGGATTTCCACTGGAAGAAACTCTGGCACCTTGATCCTGAACCGCTCTATAAGTTTGTAACCCCTGCATTAACTCAAAAAGATCAATTCGATCACGCATTGTTGGTGAATGATTCCACCAACCTTATTAGCAGAGAACAAAGTTATGCTTGA
- a CDS encoding ATP-grasp domain-containing protein, producing MRRDPVLVVGTTPDYVLKIHRKYPEDTVFIADTSFQTDSLLRTIEESALLFASLENFAETLQSVCQYLSINKLSPRGIACFDCESLIAASKLALHLKVPFPAPHAVAKTRNKFESRRIWKDAGLPSPHAALASELEETLEFFHCIKKDIVLKPVSGSGGELLFHCKDEEEIIRAVRAMKEELPKRRLKPLFRAISVNSGVNLIDPCSSWIVEEFISGPEFSCDFILRNGQTVILRETGKVKAPDQTFGSILAYTFPPLYPEGFVLKDLHNMLKDASTSLGFTWGYFMADFIITDSGHPVIIELTPRPGGDSIPDLVEIATGNDLLGTYLDIVSGKYSPLETSDMPPESFASINLYAPGEGVITCLDPSRILSLPWVKAVFLKKKVGDKIILPPDDYDNRLLGYCVISPESGSNLISIYHQLNKSLRISIKNDKQS from the coding sequence ATGAGGCGCGATCCAGTACTTGTGGTTGGAACCACACCGGACTATGTGTTAAAGATTCACAGAAAATATCCTGAAGATACAGTCTTTATTGCTGACACCAGCTTCCAGACGGATTCTCTTCTTAGAACAATCGAGGAATCTGCTCTCCTCTTCGCCTCCCTTGAAAATTTTGCAGAGACCCTGCAATCAGTTTGTCAATATCTGTCCATCAACAAGCTTTCTCCCCGGGGTATCGCCTGCTTTGACTGCGAGTCTCTGATTGCGGCAAGCAAGCTGGCTCTTCATTTAAAAGTGCCGTTTCCTGCACCGCACGCTGTCGCCAAAACGAGGAACAAGTTCGAATCAAGAAGAATATGGAAAGACGCCGGGCTTCCCTCCCCGCATGCCGCTCTCGCTTCGGAATTGGAGGAAACTCTGGAATTCTTTCACTGTATCAAGAAGGATATCGTGTTGAAACCGGTTTCCGGAAGTGGGGGTGAGCTTCTGTTCCACTGCAAGGATGAAGAAGAAATAATAAGAGCAGTCCGGGCTATGAAGGAGGAACTTCCCAAACGGAGGTTAAAACCTCTTTTCAGGGCGATTTCTGTTAATTCCGGGGTAAATCTCATCGACCCATGCAGTTCATGGATCGTTGAAGAGTTCATCTCCGGACCTGAATTCAGCTGCGATTTTATACTTCGGAACGGACAAACAGTAATCTTAAGGGAAACGGGAAAGGTAAAGGCTCCTGACCAGACATTCGGCTCAATCCTCGCGTATACATTTCCCCCTTTATATCCGGAAGGTTTCGTTCTGAAAGACCTCCATAATATGCTGAAAGATGCCTCAACTTCCCTGGGTTTTACCTGGGGTTATTTCATGGCGGATTTTATCATCACTGACAGCGGGCACCCGGTTATTATAGAATTGACGCCAAGGCCGGGCGGTGATTCCATCCCCGATCTTGTGGAAATCGCCACAGGAAATGATCTTCTTGGAACATATCTCGACATCGTTTCCGGCAAATATAGCCCGTTAGAAACATCAGACATGCCGCCTGAATCATTTGCGAGCATAAATCTTTACGCTCCCGGGGAAGGCGTAATTACCTGTCTTGATCCATCCCGGATTCTCTCCCTTCCATGGGTCAAGGCGGTATTCCTCAAGAAAAAAGTGGGGGACAAAATAATCCTTCCCCCTGATGACTACGACAACAGACTTCTGGGATACTGTGTTATTTCTCCTGAATCAGGCAGCAATCTGATCTCTATATACCATCAACTTAACAAGTCTCTCAGGATCTCCATCAAGAACGATAAGCAGTCATAA